In Papaver somniferum cultivar HN1 chromosome 1, ASM357369v1, whole genome shotgun sequence, a genomic segment contains:
- the LOC113308662 gene encoding PKS-NRPS hybrid synthetase CHGG_01239-like, with the protein MESAVSGEEDDFGNEKTSVAEITMKLEEAEPDTVSSAETTVRVEEADTASLAEATVSVEEEADTGKEKTSMAETPVSVEGVDTGKEKTSLAEKIVSVEEDDNVKKKTPLVETAVSMEEEDTVKEKTPLEETGADKTSLVDDSSSNNSVGEGFESSNPTKDAQIYPSEDLKVDAKPVDNPQQDTTIAVQDVTISEVLVDLAQCFKTDKVFDSREAVIQWCQEVGRKNNTVLVITKSNSKPAGKGSIVELGCERGGVYKNHKRKDYKPKTGLKRKRAPNTKKCGCPFSLRSLCMAGNKWNIKVRCGRHNHEVENALTEHALIKRLKEDEEQLLARLTTSGLRPQQVLKVLKERNKENHSTIRTIYNARAKLRMLEMEGKSVMQQILKLSTQFHYMEWHRKDEETDELKDIVWSHPESTLLAKCFPSVLLVDYMCKTNRFKMPFFNVLGVTSTGISFVVAYVFMEEETEEHLSWVLTQLKSLFLPDNLPSIFVTFGDPLLVNAIGAVFPGASRLVCTSHIEQNIVINCKNAFEDDNMWNEFYHDWEHVWKAKSEEDYVDAYAQFVKTWKTRAPACVTDLCDTWLEHKESFCLAWTRNIKHFGNTVINRVETEHSPLKKSMESSAGSFFTCWEAMHNLINNQIAQIKSSFEKSLTSVRHEHQIPAFQVLRNHVSQYALDLILLEFTRSEDSGTDAAACECSFRSTHGLPCAHELVKYTQEGRPIPLSQIDQHWKQLSVVPVLENSVGFDCLTEVHLLRQRWIAASEPDRHLLVEKMNEIANAALS; encoded by the exons ATGGAGAGTGCAGTAAGTGGAGAGGAGGATGATTTCGGCAATGAAAAAACGTCAGTAGCTGAGATCACAATGAAACTAGAGGAGGCGGAGCCTGATACTGTGTCATCAGCGGAGACCACAGTAAGGGTAGAGGAGGCGGATACTGCGTCGTTAGCCGAAGCAACAGTAAGTGTAGAGGAGGAGGCTGATACTGGTAAGGAAAAAACTTCAATGGCGGAGACCCCAGTAAGTGTGGAGGGGGTTGATACTGGCAAGGAAAAAACGTCGTTAGCTGAGAAGATAGTAAGTGTGGAGGAAGATGATAATGTGAAGAAAAAGACGCCATTAGTGGAGACTGCAGTAAGCATGGAGGAGGAGGATACCGTGAAGGAAAAAACTCCACTGGAGGAGACTGGGGCAGACAAAACTTCATTAGTGGATGACAGTTCTTCAAATAACTCAGTTGGGGAAGGCTTTGAGTCATCCAATCCTACTAAAGATGCACAAATATATCCTTCTGAG GACTTGAAGGTGGATGCGAAACCAGTTGATAATCCACAGCAAGATACCACCATTGCAGTGCAAGATGTGACCATCTCAGAGGTCTTGGTTGACTTggctcaatgttttaaaaccgATAAG GTATTTGACTCACGAGAAGCAGTAATTCAATGGTGCCAAGAGGTTGGGAGAAAGAACAATACAGTTCTTGTGATTACGAAGTCCAATAGTAAACCAGCGGGAAAGGGTTCCATAGTTGAGCTTGGATGCGAAAGAGGTGGTGTTTACAAGAACCATAAGAGAAAGGACTACAAACCAAAGACTGGACTTAAACGGAAAAGGGCTCCTAATACCAAAAAGTGTGGTTGTCCTTTTAGCTTGAGAAGTCTATGTATGGCTGGAAATAAATGGAATATAAAGGTAAGGTGTGGAAGACATAATCACGAGGTTGAAAATGCACTGACAGAACATGCACTTATAAAGCGTTTGAAAGAAGATGAAGAGCAACTATTGGCTCGGTTAACCACAAGTGGTCTCCGTCCTCAACAGGTACTTAAGGTACTGAAAGAGAGGAACAAAGAAAATCACTCGACCATTAGAACCATATATAATGCGAGGGCAAAATTAAGAATGCTTGAGATGGAGGGAAAGTCAGTGATGCAACAGATATTAAAGCTGTCAACCCAATTTCATTACATGGAGTGGCACAGGAAGGATGAAGAGACAGATGAGTTAAAGGATATAGTGTGGTCTCATCCAGAGTCGACGTTGTTGGCAAAATGTTTCCCATCAGTGCTATTGGTTGATTACATGTGCAAGACCAATAGGTTTAAGATGCCATTTTTTAACGTACTTGGGGTCACTTCTACAGGAATTTCTTTCGTAGTTGCGTATGTGTTTATGGAAGAGGAGACGGAGGAACACTTAAGTTGGGTGTTAACGCAACTGAAATCATTATTTCTGCCGGATAATTTGCCTTCTATATTTGTAACTTTCGGGGATCCTCTGTTGGTAAATGCAATTGGTGCTGTATTTCCAGGAGCGAGTAGGTTGGTATGCACATCTCACATAGAACAAAATATTGTGATCAATTGCAAAAATGCATTTGAAGATGACAACATGTGGAATGAATTCTACCATGATTGGGAGCACGTTTGGAAAGCAAAGTCTGAGGAAGATTATGTGGATGCATATGCACAGTTTGTAAAAACGTGGAAAACGAGGGCCCCTGCATGTGTTACCGACCTGTGTGATACATGGTTAGAGCATAAGGAGAGCTTTTGTTTGGCCTGGACACGAAATATCAAGCACTTCGGTAACACTGTAATTAATAGGGTTGAAACTGAGCATAGTCCACTGAAAAAGTCTATGGAGTCTTCTGCTGGTAGTTTCTTTACTTGTTGGGAAGCAATGCACAACTTGATAAATAACCAGATTGCTCAGATTAAGTCCTCCTTTGAGAAGAGTTTGACTTCAGTCAGACATGAACACCAGATACCTGCTTTCCAGGTGTTGAGAAACCATGTTTCTCAATATGCGTTGGATCTTATATTACTGGAATTCACCCGATCAGAAGATTCTGGCACAGATGCTGCTGCTTGCGAATGCTCATTTCGCTCTACGCATGGACTTCCATGTGCGCACGAGTTAGTAAAGTACACCCAAGAGGGCAGGCCTATCCCTCTTTCGCAGATTGACCAACATTGGAAACAGCTTTCGGTAGTACCTGTACTAGAGAATAGTGTTGGTTTTGATTGCCTAACAGAAGTGCATCTACTCCGACAAAGATGGATAGCTGCATCTGAACCCGACCGACACTTACTGGTTGAAAAGATGAATGAAATTGCAAACGCAGCTTTGTCTTAG